The Rattus rattus isolate New Zealand chromosome 1, Rrattus_CSIRO_v1, whole genome shotgun sequence genome includes a region encoding these proteins:
- the Cnksr1 gene encoding connector enhancer of kinase suppressor of ras 1 — translation MEPVETWTPGKVAAWLRGLDDVLQDYPFEDWELPGKYLLQLCPQNLEALTVWPLGHQELILHGVEQLRALGSKLQTENLKSLAQGLLDRTQAFQSLVQGRLRDCAETPADVLNAAVELVREAHALLSWLNRYLFTHLNDFSACQEIGVLCGELGQVLQEDCLEAEKESNTLRICGRVAGICHNILGCSPEELLEQRAVLELVQLDDPSGLEIHTTSNCLHFVSRVGVQAATGSQILPGDEIVQINEQVVVGWPHKNMLRELLREPARVSLVLKKIPVPETPSKTPPDSPQPLSQSLPLNPPSPRVPCEGLFAFNLSTDGNPSPSPAWTDSTSLDAQPTPTPPGPPGTLPEETAEPLEASGHLDKSPTVGRKNSKGIATRLSRRRVSCRQLGLPDCDGWLLLRKVPGGFMGARWRRCWFVLKGHTLYWYRQPQDEKAEGLINISNYSLECGHDQKKKYVFQLTHDVYKPFIFAAETLSDLSMWVRHLVTCISKYQTPGRAPSAREEDCYSETEAEDPDEEAGSRSASPGPAQAWNDTSPAASPLQSPRTSFGSSLDSSDRALEGMVQGLRQGGVSLLGQPQPLTHEQWRSSFMRRNRDPHLNERVHRVRALQSTLKAKLQELQALEEVLGDPELTGAKFRQWKEQNHELYSEGLRTWGGMWAQTSSPDPNTDSRGQSPQPLPSDPEEPSQLFPSTPENSLQPPDL, via the exons ATGGAGCCCGTGGAGACCTGGACCCCCGGGAAGGTGGCAGCTTGGCTGAGAG GCCTTGATGACGTCCTACAGGACTATCCCTTCGAGGACTGGGAGCTGCCTGGAAAGTACCTGCTGCAGCTCTGTCCCCAAAACCTCGAGGCTCTGACCGTGTGGCCTCTGGGCCACCAGGAGCTCATTCTACATGGAGTGGAACAGCTCCGGGCCCTG GGCTCTAAGCTACAGACCGAGAACCTCAAGAGCCTAGCCCAGGGGCTGCTGGACAGGACCCAGGCCTTCCAAAGCTTGGTCCAAGGCCGTCTGAGAGACTGTGCTGAGACACCCGCCGATGTCCTCAATGCTGCTGTAGAGCTGGTACGGGAGGCTCATGCCCTGCTCTCTTGGCTCAACAG GTACCTCTTCACTCACTTAAATGACTTCTCCGCCTGCCAAGAGATTGGTGTGCTGTGCGGAGAGCTGGGCCAAGTCTTGCAGGAG GACTGcctagaggctgagaaagaaagcaacACCCTGAGGATT TGCGGCCGTGTGGCTGGGATCTGTCACAACATCCTGGGCTGCAGCCCGGAGGAGCTGCTGGAACAGAGGGCCGTGTTGGAGCTGGTGCAGCTGGACGACCCTTCC GGCCTAGAAATTCACACCACCAGCAACTGCCTACACTTTGTGTCTCGAGTAGGCGTCCAG GCTGCCACGGGCTCCCAGATCCTGCCCGGAGACGAGATCGTCCAAATCAATGAGCAGGTGGTG GTCGGCTGGCCCCATAAAAACATGCTGAGGGAGCTGCTGAGGGAGCCAGCAAGGGTCAGCCTTGTACTAAAGAAGATTCCCGTGCCAGAGACCCCCTCAAAG ACGCCCCCGGACTCCCCTCAGCCGCTAAGCCAATCGCTGCCCCTGAACCCACCGTCTCCCAG GGTTCCATGCGAAGGTCTTTTTGCCTTCAACCTGTCTACAGATGgaaaccccagccccagccctgcgtGGACAG ACTCTACCTCCCTTGACGCTCAGCCCACGCCCACTCCCCCTGGGCCACCAGGCACTCTTCCAGAAGAAACAGCTGAACCTCTGGAGGCTTCGGGACACCTTGACAAG AGTCCCACCGTTGGTCGGAAGAATTCAAAAG GTATAGCCACGAGGCTGAGCCGCCGGCGGGTGTCCTGCCGACAGCTGGGTCTGCCAGACTGTGATGGATGGCTTCTACTGCGGAAGGTCCCCGGTGGTTTTATGGGCGCACGCTGGCGCCGCTGCTGGTTCGTGCTCAAGGGACACACCCTATACTGGTACCGCCAACCGCAG GATGAAAAGGCGGAAGGACTTATCAACATCTCCAATTACAGCCTGGAGTGCGGGCATGACCAGAAGAAAAAATA TGTGTTCCAGCTGACCCACGATGTGTACAAGCCCTTCATCTTTGCCGCGGAGACCCTGTCTGATCTGAGCAT GTGGGTGCGGCATCTTGTCACCTGCATTTCCAAGTATCAGACTCCAGGCCGGGCCCCCTCCGCCAGAGAGGAAG ACTGCTACAGTGAGACCGAAGCGGAAGACCCTGATGAAGAGGCAGGGTCCCGCTCAGCTTCT CCTGGTCCAGCTCAAGCTTGGAATGACACATCGCCCGCGGCTTCACCCCTGCAGAGTCCTAGGACCTCCTTTGGCTCTTCATTAG ATAGCAGTGACAGAGCTCTGGAAGGAATGGtacaggggctgaggcaggggggcGTGTCCCTCCTGGGCCAGCCACAGCCCCTGACCCATGAACAGTGGCGGAGTTCTTTCATGCGGCGAAACCGTGACCCTCATCTCAATGAGCGTGTGCACCGTGTCCGGGCACTACAGAGCACACTCAAG GCAAAGCTACAGGAACTGCAGGCCCTGGAGGAAGTCCTGGGTGATCCTGAACTCACAGGAGCAAAATTTCGCCAGTGGAAGGAACAGAACCACGAGCTGTACTCAGAGGGCCTGAGGACCTGGGGAGGGATGTGGGCCCAGACCAGCTCCCCAGACCCAAACACTGACTCCAGGGGTCAATCCCCACAGCCTCTACCCTCTGACCCTGAAGAGCCCTCCCAGCTTTTCCCCTCGACCCCAGAGAACAGCCTCCAAcctcctgacctctga
- the Catsper4 gene encoding cation channel sperm-associated protein 4 produces the protein MTEKHKWWHQVDSIDVQQGGFKKKTYELMGRHEEQVLINRRDVMEKKDAWDVQEFITQMYVKQLLRHPAFQLLLAFLLVTNAITIALRTNSYLGQKHYELFSTIDDIVLTILICEVLLGWLNGFWIFWKDGWNILNFAIVFILFMGFFIKQLNETFITYPLRALRLFHVCMAVEPLARIIRVILQSMPDLANVMALILFFMLVFSVFGVTLFGAFVPRHFQNMGVALYTLFICITQDGWLDIYMDFQVEEREYAMEVGGAIYFAIFITLGAFIGLNLFVVVVTTNLEQMMKTGEEEGHLQHITVKETDAEEEDWTDELPLVHYTEARKETSAVPQEPLVGGPLCNLSEKTCDNFCLVLEAIQENLLEYKEIRDELNTIMEEVRSIRYNQEQENVIMHKRTSKSMTFPSESSADIREMANKQDLITALVDREKVYESTTNLGIKHKSSH, from the exons ATGACTGAAAAACACAAGTGGTGGCACCAGGTGGACTCCATCGATGTTCAACAGGGGGGCTTTAAG AAAAAAACCTATGAGCTCATGGGTCGGCATGAGGAGCAAGTGCTTATCAACCGCAGGGACGTCATggagaagaag GATGCCTGGGACGTGCAGGAGTTCATCACTCAAATGTACGTCAAGCAGTTGCTTCGCCATCCGGCCTTCCAGCTGCTGCTGGCCTTTCTGCTGGTGACTAACGCCATTACCATTGCTCTCCGCACCAACTCTTATCTCGGTCAG AAACACTATGAGTTGTTCTCGACTATAGATGACATTGTGTTGACGATCCTTATCTGTGAGGTTCTCCTTGGCTGGCTGAACGGATTCTGGATTTTCTGGAAG GATGGCTGGAATATCCTCAACTTCGCCATTGTCTTTATCTTGTTTATGGGGTTCTTCATAAAACAACTGAACGAAACCTTCATCACCTACCCTCTCAG GGCTCTTCGGCTGTTTCATGTGTGTATGGCGGTGGAACCCCTGGCCAGAATCATCAGGGTCATCCTGCAGTCGATGCCGGACCTGGCCAATGTCATGGCCCTCATCCTCTTCTTTATGCTG gtattttctgtgtttggggtCACGCTCTTTGGTGCGTTCGTGCCCAGGCATTTCCAGAACATGGGGGTGGCTCTGTATACACTCTTCATCTGCATCACCCAGGACGGATGGCTGGACATCTACATGGACTTCCA GGTGGAGGAAAGAGAGTACGCAATGGAGGTCGGGGGCGCCATCTACTTTGCTATCTTTATCACCCTCGGTGCCTTCATTGGCCTCAACTTGTTTGTCGTCGTGGTGACCACAAATCTGGAACAAATGATGAAGACGGGCGAGGAGGAGGGGCATCTGCAGCACATAACTGTCAAGGAG ACAGATGCAGAGGAAGAGGACTGGACCGATGAGCTACCACTGGTCCATTATACAGAGGCCCGCAAGGAGACTTCCGCAGTCCCTCAGGAACCACTGGTTGGGGGCCCCCTGTGTAACCTCTCAGAAAAGACCTGTGATAACTTCTGCTTGGTTCTTGAAGCAATACAGGAGAACTTGCTGGAATACAAAGAGATCCGAGACGAGCTCAACAC gATCATGGAGGAGGTGCGCTCCATCCGTTATAACCAGGAGCAGGAAAACGTGATCATGCACAAGCGTACCTCCAAAAGCATGACGTTCCCAAGCGAGTCCTCTGCAGACATTCGGGAGATGGCTAACAAGCAAGACTTGATCACTGCACTAGTCGACAGGGAAAAG GTGTATGAGTCTACCACAAACCTAGGTATCAAACACAAGTCCAGCCACTGA